A single window of Chitinophaga sp. XS-30 DNA harbors:
- a CDS encoding DNA recombination protein RmuC, with translation MSVYLLAGLIIGLIAGSLGSYLFLRKYYISIHQAITRQEVQEAYVQRDMYDNLLYNLQEKEKELESRINDVIRLNSQLASLGKEKELLDQRLADFGQELARIHDTNREQFRNLATDILRERSRDLADTNKTSLDHILSPLKTDIGQFRKTIEDTRKEDIQDITSLKKEIESLHRLNTQLSEDAQRLAGALRSDVKVQGGWGEDRLKLILEAEGLQRYIDYTSEEVHRDNEAERNRRPDVILKLPDGKHLVIDSKVSLNAYVAYFNASDPGEKKALIKQLVRNINDHIDELSAKNYHSLGSLNTPDFVFMFMHFESALTLALNESPDIFNRALKKKIVLITPSTLVATFKIVRLLWQNENRVRNVEEIFRQCGLLYDKFILFLEEMQKIGNNLRQASASHDEAMKRLKDGKRKNDTIIGKFELIKELDAKTGKSLPDNIATEMDILFPEDDEK, from the coding sequence ATGAGCGTTTACCTCCTGGCAGGACTGATCATCGGGCTGATCGCGGGCAGCCTGGGCAGTTATCTCTTCCTCCGCAAATACTATATCTCCATTCACCAGGCCATCACCCGGCAAGAGGTACAAGAAGCATACGTGCAGCGGGACATGTACGATAATCTCCTGTACAACCTCCAGGAAAAGGAGAAGGAGCTGGAAAGCCGGATAAACGATGTTATCCGCCTCAACAGCCAGTTGGCTTCCCTCGGAAAGGAAAAGGAGCTGCTGGACCAGCGACTGGCGGATTTCGGGCAGGAACTGGCCAGGATACACGACACCAACCGGGAGCAGTTCCGCAACCTCGCCACAGACATCCTGAGAGAAAGAAGCCGCGACCTCGCGGATACCAACAAAACCTCGCTGGACCATATCCTCAGTCCCCTGAAAACAGATATCGGCCAGTTCAGGAAAACGATAGAAGATACCCGGAAGGAAGATATACAGGACATCACCTCCCTGAAAAAGGAAATTGAATCCCTTCACCGCCTGAATACCCAATTGAGTGAAGACGCGCAACGCCTCGCCGGCGCCCTGAGATCCGATGTAAAAGTGCAGGGCGGATGGGGAGAAGACCGCCTGAAACTCATCCTCGAAGCCGAAGGCCTCCAGCGGTACATCGATTATACCAGCGAAGAAGTGCACCGGGACAATGAGGCGGAACGTAACCGGCGGCCGGACGTTATCCTGAAGCTGCCCGATGGCAAACACCTGGTCATAGACAGCAAGGTATCGCTGAATGCATACGTTGCCTATTTCAATGCCAGCGATCCGGGCGAAAAGAAAGCGCTCATCAAACAGCTGGTACGCAATATCAACGACCATATCGATGAACTGTCCGCCAAAAATTACCACTCGCTCGGCAGCCTGAACACACCGGATTTCGTATTCATGTTCATGCATTTTGAATCCGCACTGACACTGGCGCTGAATGAAAGTCCCGATATCTTCAACCGCGCCCTGAAGAAAAAGATCGTCCTGATCACACCTTCAACCCTGGTAGCCACTTTCAAGATCGTCAGGCTGCTGTGGCAGAATGAGAACAGGGTACGGAACGTGGAAGAGATATTCCGGCAATGCGGCCTGTTGTACGACAAGTTCATCCTCTTCCTGGAAGAGATGCAAAAGATCGGCAACAACCTGCGGCAGGCCAGCGCGTCGCATGACGAAGCCATGAAGCGGCTGAAGGACGGCAAACGTAAAAACGATACCATCATCGGAAAATTCGAACTGATAAAAGAACTGGATGCGAAGACCGGCAAAAGCCTGCCGGACAATATTGCAACGGAAATGGATATACTTTTTCCGGAGGATGACGAAAAATAA
- a CDS encoding type 1 glutamine amidotransferase, which produces MHIHYFQHAAFEGLGCIADWIDVKGHTAGATKFYEDAALPALADLDMLIIMGGPMGVYEESTYPWLAAEKAFIREAIAAGKPVLGICLGSQLIAAALGARVYPNEQQEIGWFPVQSAEELALAETTVFHWHGDTFALPENAVHLTTTAVTPNQAFRFGEKVFALQFHLEVTPDAMESMIQHCGEGLVPGEWIQSAAEMRAGAHYCAATNARMFELLNRMEKLV; this is translated from the coding sequence ATGCATATTCACTACTTCCAGCATGCCGCATTCGAAGGGCTGGGCTGTATTGCAGACTGGATCGATGTAAAAGGGCATACCGCAGGCGCAACGAAGTTTTATGAGGATGCTGCACTGCCCGCACTTGCTGATCTGGATATGCTCATCATCATGGGCGGCCCCATGGGGGTTTACGAAGAAAGTACCTATCCCTGGCTGGCAGCGGAGAAAGCATTTATCCGCGAAGCCATAGCTGCCGGGAAACCGGTGCTGGGCATCTGTCTGGGGTCACAGCTGATCGCCGCCGCGCTCGGCGCGCGTGTTTATCCGAACGAACAGCAGGAGATCGGCTGGTTCCCGGTGCAATCCGCCGAAGAACTGGCGCTGGCCGAGACCACGGTCTTTCACTGGCACGGTGATACTTTCGCGCTGCCGGAGAACGCCGTGCATCTGACCACTACTGCCGTTACACCCAATCAGGCATTCCGCTTCGGGGAAAAAGTTTTTGCCCTGCAATTCCACCTGGAAGTAACGCCCGACGCCATGGAAAGCATGATACAGCATTGCGGGGAGGGGCTTGTGCCCGGTGAATGGATACAATCAGCCGCTGAAATGCGCGCGGGCGCACATTATTGCGCGGCCACCAACGCGCGGATGTTCGAGCTGCTGAACAGGATGGAAAAATTGGTTTAA
- the nagB gene encoding glucosamine-6-phosphate deaminase, with the protein MTINHQEIELIDSFEQISVEIHPTAKEGSQAVAREIATLIRDKQAAKETAVLGLATGSTPKYLYAELVRLHKEEGLSFKNVVTFNLDEYYPLEPDALQSYSRFMKEQLFNHIDIPEGNYHIPDGTVPKEQIKAHAEAYERRIEEAGGIDIQILGIGNNGHIGFNEPGSSINSHTRLVTLDNSTRLANAFEFSNMSQVPRLAVTMGISTIMKARKVVLMAWGSHKARIVRRSVEGNSTDQVPASLLQQHRNCKFVVDEQAATELTRNKEPWLTGDCEWTPKLIRKAVTGLALKLNKPILMLTDKDYNNNGLNDLIVQYGSAYELNIEEFNAIRDTITGWPGGKPGAQLPNHPERSEPASKRALIFSPHPDDDIISMGGTFIRLHEQGHDVHVAYQTSGNIAVTDEFLLRFIDFAVGFEEMFDIDRSKSSKILEDARAFIRIKKPSQKDTPEIRAIKGLIRRCEAKATCRYVGIKDENIHFQNLPFYETGLVEKKPMGEEDIQLTVDLLRELKPQQIFCAGDLADPHGTHKVCLDTIFAALDRVKGEDWAKDCWVWLYKGAWQEWDIHEIEMAVPMSPDQVLQKRLGIFIHQSQKDVVPFQGTDSREFWQRAEERNANTAELYDKLGLQKYAAMEAFVRHHFM; encoded by the coding sequence ATGACCATTAATCACCAGGAAATTGAACTGATCGACAGTTTCGAACAGATTTCCGTGGAAATCCACCCTACGGCGAAGGAAGGATCGCAGGCCGTAGCGAGGGAAATTGCTACTCTTATTCGCGACAAACAAGCAGCAAAAGAGACCGCAGTATTGGGTCTCGCCACCGGATCAACACCCAAATACCTTTATGCAGAACTGGTACGCCTGCACAAGGAAGAGGGACTTAGCTTCAAAAACGTGGTTACCTTCAACCTCGACGAGTACTACCCCCTGGAACCGGACGCCCTGCAGAGCTACAGCCGCTTCATGAAAGAACAGTTATTCAATCACATTGACATTCCCGAAGGGAACTACCACATCCCGGACGGCACCGTGCCCAAAGAGCAGATCAAGGCCCATGCTGAGGCTTATGAGCGCCGGATCGAGGAAGCCGGCGGCATCGACATCCAGATCCTGGGTATCGGCAACAACGGTCACATCGGCTTTAACGAGCCGGGTTCAAGCATCAACTCCCACACCCGCCTGGTAACGCTGGACAATTCCACCCGCCTGGCCAATGCTTTTGAATTTTCCAACATGAGCCAGGTGCCGCGCCTCGCCGTAACCATGGGCATCAGCACCATCATGAAGGCCAGGAAGGTAGTCCTGATGGCCTGGGGCTCCCACAAAGCCAGGATCGTACGCCGCTCCGTGGAAGGTAACAGTACGGACCAGGTACCCGCCTCGCTCCTGCAACAGCACCGCAACTGCAAATTTGTGGTAGACGAGCAGGCCGCTACGGAACTGACCCGCAACAAGGAACCCTGGCTTACCGGCGACTGTGAATGGACGCCCAAACTGATCCGCAAGGCAGTCACCGGCCTCGCCCTCAAGCTGAACAAGCCTATCCTCATGCTGACGGATAAGGATTATAATAACAATGGCCTGAATGACCTCATTGTACAATACGGCTCCGCTTATGAGCTGAACATCGAGGAATTCAATGCCATCCGCGATACCATCACCGGCTGGCCCGGCGGCAAACCCGGCGCACAGCTGCCGAACCACCCCGAGCGTTCCGAACCGGCCAGCAAACGCGCCCTTATCTTCTCTCCGCACCCCGACGATGATATCATCTCCATGGGCGGCACCTTCATCCGCCTGCACGAGCAGGGGCATGATGTGCATGTCGCCTACCAGACCTCCGGCAACATTGCGGTAACGGACGAGTTCCTGCTCCGCTTTATCGACTTCGCCGTAGGTTTTGAAGAGATGTTCGATATCGACCGCAGTAAAAGCTCCAAGATACTGGAAGACGCCAGGGCGTTCATCCGCATCAAGAAGCCCAGCCAGAAGGACACTCCGGAGATCCGCGCCATCAAAGGCCTGATCCGCCGTTGCGAAGCCAAAGCCACCTGCCGCTACGTAGGCATCAAGGACGAGAATATACATTTCCAGAACCTGCCTTTCTACGAAACCGGCCTGGTGGAGAAGAAACCCATGGGCGAAGAGGATATCCAGCTGACGGTAGACCTGCTGCGTGAACTGAAACCGCAACAGATCTTCTGCGCAGGCGACCTCGCTGACCCCCATGGCACCCACAAGGTTTGCCTGGACACCATCTTTGCCGCACTGGACAGGGTGAAAGGGGAAGACTGGGCCAAGGATTGCTGGGTATGGCTCTACAAAGGAGCATGGCAGGAGTGGGACATCCACGAAATTGAAATGGCTGTGCCCATGAGTCCCGACCAGGTATTGCAGAAACGCCTCGGCATCTTCATCCACCAGAGCCAGAAAGACGTGGTTCCCTTCCAGGGCACGGATTCCCGCGAGTTCTGGCAGCGTGCCGAAGAGCGCAACGCCAATACCGCAGAACTGTACGACAAGCTCGGCCTGCAAAAGTATGCAGCCATGGAAGCTTTCGTACGGCACCATTTTATGTAG